One window from the genome of Rhinolophus ferrumequinum isolate MPI-CBG mRhiFer1 chromosome 22, mRhiFer1_v1.p, whole genome shotgun sequence encodes:
- the LAMTOR5 gene encoding ragulator complex protein LAMTOR5 isoform X1 yields the protein MKNPSIVGVLCTDSQGLNLGCRGTLSDEHAGVISVLSQQAAKLTADPTDIPVVCLESDNGNIMIQKHDGITVAVHKMAS from the exons ATGAAGAATCCATCCATTGTTGGAGTCCTGTGCACAGATTCACAAGGACTTAATCTGGGCT GCCGTGGGACTCTGTCAGATGAGCATGCCGGGGTGATATCCGTTCTCTCCCAGCAAGCCGCTAAACTAACCGCAGACCCCACTGATATTCCTGTGGTGTGTCTAGAGTCAGATAACGG GAACATTATGATCCAGAAACACGATGGCATCACAGTGGCCGTGCACAAAATGGCTTCCTAA